A region of Paractinoplanes abujensis DNA encodes the following proteins:
- a CDS encoding PhzF family phenazine biosynthesis protein, protein MRIRIVDAFTDRPFAGNPAAVVLLSSDGFPSDEWMSQVAAEVNLSETAFAHPLGGEADYALRWFTPAVEVALCGHATLATAHVLGVDGTVSFATRSGVLTATSGDSGSYTLDFPTAPLTPLTPDAKLLDVLGVTPVSAHHTGPNTDDVLLELLDETAVRNLTPDLATLATYEQRGVIVTARADDPAAGYDFVSRFFGAAAGVGEDPVTGSAHTALAPFWSAKLGGRTELAGYQASARGGLVRVSLRGDRTLLTGKAVTVIDGTLHALP, encoded by the coding sequence ATGCGCATTCGAATCGTCGACGCCTTCACCGATCGCCCCTTCGCCGGCAACCCGGCCGCAGTGGTGCTGCTGTCTTCGGACGGCTTTCCCTCGGATGAGTGGATGAGCCAGGTCGCGGCCGAGGTCAACCTCTCCGAGACCGCGTTCGCGCACCCGCTCGGCGGCGAGGCCGACTACGCCCTGCGCTGGTTCACCCCCGCCGTCGAGGTGGCGCTGTGCGGCCACGCCACGCTGGCCACCGCCCACGTCCTCGGGGTCGACGGCACCGTCAGCTTCGCGACCCGCAGCGGCGTGCTCACCGCCACCTCCGGCGACTCCGGCTCGTACACGCTCGACTTCCCGACGGCGCCCCTGACGCCGCTGACCCCCGACGCCAAGCTGCTCGACGTGCTCGGCGTGACGCCGGTGTCGGCCCACCACACCGGCCCCAACACCGACGACGTGCTGCTGGAACTGCTCGACGAGACCGCCGTACGGAACTTGACCCCCGACCTGGCCACGCTGGCCACTTACGAGCAGCGCGGCGTGATCGTCACCGCCCGGGCCGACGACCCCGCCGCCGGCTACGACTTCGTGTCCCGCTTCTTCGGCGCCGCGGCCGGCGTGGGGGAGGACCCGGTGACCGGGAGCGCCCACACCGCGCTGGCCCCGTTCTGGTCGGCCAAACTCGGCGGGCGCACCGAGCTGGCCGGCTACCAGGCTTCCGCCCGCGGCGGCCTCGTCCGAGTCTCCCTACGCGGCGATCGGACCCTGCTGACCGGAAAAGCCGTCACCGTCATCGACGGCACACTCCACGCCCTCCCCTGA
- the srmL gene encoding PheS-related mystery ligase SrmL, with product MTPENIRDLTDPTAGPHAIQAIVDAAVGAAHTLYPDAAVVVHRGDRIVDVADNYDRLGYSPSAAARDSRYTRYVDARRMLRSQTSALIPGALRHLSVAEALIVCPGLVYRRDSIDRLHTGTPHQLDLWWVGPAADGDLGAGLVALVGAVVGATLPDAEWRTRPADHPYTTGGLEIEARVGDAWVEIGECGVAAEHVIGPVRRGLALGLGLDRLLMLRKGVDDIRLLRSADPRVREQMLDLSPYRPVSAQPAARRDLSVALPAGVTAEDLGDRVRELLGPEAHLVEEVAIESITPPDALPKASRERLGIRDGEVNVLLRVVLRDLRRALPKQTANALRDRLYAGLMTGRPGRGERGESGEGVECAVDDGDGFSGQQGPIAA from the coding sequence ATGACACCGGAAAACATCCGTGACCTCACCGACCCCACGGCCGGCCCGCACGCGATCCAGGCGATCGTCGACGCCGCGGTCGGCGCCGCCCACACCCTCTATCCGGACGCCGCCGTGGTCGTGCACCGCGGTGACCGCATCGTCGACGTGGCCGACAACTACGACCGGCTCGGTTACAGCCCGTCGGCGGCGGCCCGGGACAGCCGGTACACCCGATATGTCGACGCGCGACGGATGCTGCGTTCTCAGACATCCGCCCTCATCCCGGGCGCGCTGCGGCACCTGTCCGTGGCCGAGGCGCTGATCGTGTGCCCGGGCCTGGTCTACCGCCGGGACTCGATCGATCGCCTGCACACGGGCACCCCCCACCAGCTCGACCTGTGGTGGGTCGGCCCCGCCGCGGACGGCGACCTCGGCGCGGGCCTGGTCGCCTTGGTCGGGGCCGTCGTCGGGGCGACCCTCCCCGATGCGGAATGGCGCACCCGTCCGGCCGACCACCCGTACACGACCGGCGGCCTGGAGATCGAGGCCCGGGTGGGCGACGCCTGGGTGGAGATCGGCGAGTGCGGCGTCGCCGCGGAGCATGTCATCGGGCCCGTACGGCGAGGGCTGGCGCTCGGCCTGGGCCTCGACCGGCTGCTGATGCTGCGCAAGGGCGTCGACGACATCCGGCTGCTGCGCTCGGCCGACCCGCGGGTCCGCGAGCAGATGCTCGACCTGTCCCCGTACCGGCCGGTCTCGGCCCAGCCCGCGGCGCGGCGCGACCTGTCGGTGGCCTTGCCCGCGGGTGTGACGGCGGAGGATCTGGGCGATCGGGTGCGTGAGCTGCTCGGCCCGGAGGCTCACCTGGTCGAGGAGGTGGCGATCGAGTCGATCACGCCGCCCGACGCGCTGCCGAAGGCTTCCCGGGAGCGGCTCGGCATCCGCGACGGCGAGGTGAACGTGCTGCTTCGCGTCGTGCTGCGGGATCTGCGCCGGGCCCTGCCCAAGCAGACCGCCAACGCCCTGCGCGACCGGCTCTACGCGGGCCTGATGACCGGCCGGCCCGGCCGGGGCGAGCGCGGCGAATCAGGGGAGGGCGTGGAGTGTGCCGTCGATGACGGTGACGGCTTTTCCGGTCAGCAGGGTCCGATCGCCGCGTAG
- a CDS encoding VOC family protein, with protein sequence MGPRRRRGLMLHHVELWVPDLPGALGPWGWLLDALGWTQYQDWPGGRSWRHGDVYLVLEQSPARSGDVHDRLAPGLNHVAFNAGSRAEVDRLTTESAAHGWTLLFPDRHPQAGGPASYAAYLEDAWGYEVELQSGPPD encoded by the coding sequence ATGGGTCCCCGGCGGCGGCGCGGCCTGATGCTGCACCACGTCGAACTCTGGGTCCCCGACCTGCCCGGCGCGCTCGGCCCGTGGGGCTGGCTGCTGGACGCGCTGGGCTGGACGCAGTATCAGGACTGGCCCGGCGGCCGCTCCTGGCGCCACGGCGACGTCTACCTGGTGCTGGAGCAGTCCCCGGCCCGGTCCGGCGACGTGCACGACCGGCTCGCGCCCGGGCTCAACCACGTGGCCTTCAACGCCGGCAGCCGCGCCGAGGTGGACCGTCTGACCACCGAATCGGCCGCCCACGGCTGGACGCTGCTCTTCCCCGACCGCCACCCCCAAGCCGGCGGCCCGGCCTCGTACGCGGCCTACCTGGAGGACGCGTGGGGCTACGAGGTGGAACTCCAGTCCGGCCCACCCGACTGA
- a CDS encoding cob(I)yrinic acid a,c-diamide adenosyltransferase: MAVHLTRIYTRTGDAGQTRLGNNEVAGKTDPRIVAYADADECNAAIGVALALGDLPADVRTVLTAIQNDLFDVGADLCNPETENPPYPPLRITEEYVTRLEGWCDEFNERLPALDSFVLPGGTPGAALLHVARTVARRAERSTWALLQTDPSRTGDLPAKYLNRLSDLLFILSRIANPGGDVKWVPGGGAA; this comes from the coding sequence ATGGCCGTTCACCTCACCCGCATTTACACCCGCACCGGCGACGCGGGGCAGACCCGCCTCGGCAACAACGAGGTCGCCGGCAAGACCGACCCGCGCATCGTGGCGTACGCGGACGCCGACGAGTGCAACGCGGCCATCGGGGTGGCGCTGGCCCTGGGCGACCTGCCCGCCGACGTCCGCACAGTGCTCACCGCCATCCAGAACGATCTCTTCGACGTCGGGGCCGACCTCTGCAACCCCGAGACGGAGAACCCGCCCTACCCGCCGCTGCGGATCACCGAGGAGTACGTGACCCGGCTCGAAGGCTGGTGCGACGAGTTCAACGAACGGCTGCCCGCCCTCGACAGTTTCGTGCTGCCCGGCGGCACCCCCGGCGCGGCCCTGCTGCACGTGGCCCGCACGGTCGCGCGCCGGGCCGAGCGCTCCACCTGGGCCCTGCTGCAGACAGACCCGTCCCGTACGGGGGACCTGCCCGCGAAATACCTGAACCGCCTGTCCGACCTGCTGTTCATCCTGTCCCGCATCGCCAACCCCGGCGGCGACGTCAAATGGGTCCCCGGCGGCGGCGCGGCCTGA